The following are encoded in a window of Natronoarchaeum philippinense genomic DNA:
- a CDS encoding DUF7511 domain-containing protein, with translation MSNAQSGPTDPVQFGELEHVTVANDGEPTTCTIFPRECSEEKLVTHWITADQSAFVPLDKHQ, from the coding sequence ATGTCGAACGCGCAGTCCGGTCCCACCGATCCCGTCCAGTTTGGCGAACTCGAACACGTCACCGTCGCAAACGACGGCGAGCCCACTACGTGTACGATCTTCCCACGAGAGTGCTCCGAGGAGAAGCTCGTCACCCACTGGATCACGGCCGACCAGTCGGCGTTCGTCCCGCTCGACAAGCATCAGTGA
- a CDS encoding glycosyltransferase family 4 protein, translating into MRVALVSLTTTHHRDAAPERRLRQVAMTLAGRGHDVHVFCAKWWDGTDNTVEDDELTYHAVTLDRTARQSFLLRVPVMLARADPDIVHAGARYPPAITAASIGATLARTPLLADWYDPDGADGGFLTRRALSAPDRIVTPSRLVRTRLREHGADMERLQVVPNAVDFDLIRSTDPADERHVVYARRLDEGANVESLLLGLAELRDFEWSATVIGDGPARESYEQQARDLRIDDRIDFVGELSREERVSIYRNAHVFVQTAHQCRFATELAWALACGCVGIVEYHADSSAHELVEGRERGFRTTSEQELADAIREAGEMESLTVDEEFAGFGTDAVLDQYLDLYRDLRAQYGLL; encoded by the coding sequence ATGCGCGTCGCGCTGGTTTCGTTGACGACTACGCACCACCGTGACGCCGCCCCGGAACGGCGGCTTCGACAGGTGGCGATGACGCTGGCGGGGCGCGGTCACGACGTGCACGTCTTCTGTGCGAAGTGGTGGGACGGCACCGACAACACCGTCGAGGACGATGAACTGACCTATCACGCGGTGACGCTCGATCGAACGGCGCGCCAGTCGTTCTTGCTCCGGGTGCCGGTCATGCTCGCTCGCGCTGACCCCGATATCGTCCACGCCGGCGCTCGGTACCCGCCCGCGATCACCGCCGCGAGCATCGGTGCGACGCTCGCCCGGACGCCGCTTTTGGCTGACTGGTACGACCCCGACGGCGCCGACGGCGGCTTTCTCACTCGCCGCGCGCTGTCTGCCCCCGACCGCATCGTGACGCCCTCGCGGCTCGTCCGGACGCGGTTGCGCGAGCACGGCGCCGACATGGAGCGCCTGCAGGTCGTGCCCAACGCCGTCGACTTCGACCTGATCCGATCGACCGACCCGGCCGACGAGCGCCACGTCGTCTACGCCCGCCGTCTCGACGAGGGGGCCAACGTCGAGAGCCTACTACTCGGACTGGCCGAACTGCGGGACTTCGAGTGGTCGGCGACTGTGATCGGCGACGGTCCGGCCCGCGAGTCCTACGAACAGCAGGCCCGCGACCTGCGCATCGACGACCGGATCGACTTCGTCGGCGAACTCTCCCGCGAGGAGCGGGTGTCGATCTATCGAAACGCCCACGTGTTCGTCCAGACGGCCCACCAGTGTCGCTTCGCCACGGAACTGGCGTGGGCGCTCGCGTGTGGCTGCGTCGGCATCGTCGAGTACCACGCCGATTCGAGCGCCCACGAACTCGTCGAAGGGCGCGAACGCGGGTTCCGGACGACCAGCGAGCAGGAACTGGCCGACGCCATCCGCGAGGCCGGCGAGATGGAGTCGCTGACCGTCGACGAGGAGTTTGCTGGATTCGGCACCGACGCCGTGCTCGATCAGTACCTCGACCTGTACCGCGATCTCAGAGCGCAGTACGGCCTGCTGTAG
- a CDS encoding GNAT family N-acetyltransferase, translating to MVRRYEHPDDADALWELKRAFERELGASTGGDDKAAAYEAKLDGEYRQRYREWVGDCVANDAGCIHVAEGDGDAAASAAAGDALAGYVFVLPEELTMIWDAAVLNEIYVREPYRGTGVADDLLDAAVETAERQDLPLDRLVLDVDPGNERARAFYRRHGFETWGELVARSL from the coding sequence ATGGTCAGGCGCTATGAACACCCCGACGACGCCGACGCGCTCTGGGAGCTCAAGCGAGCCTTCGAGCGCGAACTCGGCGCGAGCACCGGCGGCGACGACAAGGCGGCGGCCTACGAGGCGAAACTCGACGGCGAGTACCGGCAGCGCTACCGCGAGTGGGTCGGCGACTGCGTGGCGAACGACGCGGGCTGTATCCACGTCGCGGAGGGCGACGGCGACGCCGCTGCGTCCGCGGCGGCCGGCGACGCCCTCGCTGGCTACGTCTTCGTCCTCCCCGAGGAACTGACGATGATCTGGGACGCCGCGGTGCTCAACGAGATTTACGTCCGCGAACCCTACCGCGGCACCGGCGTCGCCGACGACCTGCTCGACGCCGCCGTCGAGACCGCCGAGCGACAGGACCTCCCGCTCGACCGACTGGTGCTCGATGTCGATCCGGGCAACGAGCGCGCGCGAGCGTTCTACCGACGGCACGGGTTCGAGACGTGGGGCGAGCTGGTCGCGCGATCGCTGTAG
- a CDS encoding S9 family peptidase: MAYSIDRYLNVRSAYGSSFGPEGERLAFLMDTTGVPQVWTLDGARQWPTQRTFSEERVTFVDWSPERAELAFGMDEGGNERQQLFLLDADDGTIENVTATPDVKHRGGARAKHRWGGWSSDGERFAFASNRRDEAVFDVYVQGRDERGPDAELVHEGSGWLSVAGWSPDDERLLVHEARSSFDHDLHVLDIESGEIEHVTTHDGDVRYQSVEWGPEGDAVYLVTDEGADTLYLARLDLGSGDLGVVRSGGDWNVDGIALDADTGRLVYSRNVDGYTELTAGELVGPTEIEEVPAPDLPGGTAGGVDFGPAGDRYAVTASGRGTNTNAYVVDFETGDAERWTDAPTAGIPRETFREPELVRFESFDRLDIPAYLTLPEDAESGVDATGESADGVPVIVDIHGGPESQRRPSFSSVKQYFLDRGYAIFEPNVRGSSGYGREYTHLDDVRNRMDSVRDVRAGVEWLHDHPAVDPDRIAVMGGSYGGFMVLACMTEYPDLWAAGVDVVGIANFVTFLENTGEWRRELREAEYGSLDDDREFLESISPINTVEQIAAPLFVLHGANDPRVPVGEAEQIVEEAKSQGVPTRKLIFDDEGHGFTKLENKIEAYSAIAAFFDEHV, encoded by the coding sequence ATGGCTTACTCGATCGACCGGTATCTCAACGTCCGCAGCGCATACGGCTCCTCGTTCGGCCCCGAGGGCGAGCGTCTCGCCTTCCTGATGGACACCACCGGCGTCCCGCAGGTGTGGACGCTCGACGGCGCCCGACAGTGGCCGACCCAGCGCACCTTCTCCGAGGAGCGCGTCACCTTCGTCGACTGGTCGCCCGAGCGCGCCGAGTTGGCGTTCGGGATGGACGAGGGCGGCAACGAGCGCCAGCAGTTGTTCCTGTTGGATGCCGACGACGGGACTATCGAGAACGTGACCGCGACGCCCGACGTGAAACACCGTGGCGGCGCTCGTGCGAAACACCGCTGGGGCGGCTGGTCCAGCGACGGCGAGCGCTTCGCATTCGCCTCGAACCGGCGCGACGAAGCCGTCTTCGACGTGTACGTGCAGGGCCGTGACGAGCGCGGCCCGGACGCCGAACTCGTCCACGAGGGCTCGGGCTGGCTCTCTGTCGCCGGCTGGAGCCCCGACGACGAGCGCCTGCTCGTTCACGAAGCGCGATCGAGTTTCGACCACGACCTGCACGTGCTCGACATCGAGTCGGGAGAGATCGAGCACGTCACGACCCACGACGGCGACGTGCGCTACCAGAGCGTCGAGTGGGGGCCGGAAGGCGACGCAGTCTATCTGGTGACTGACGAGGGGGCGGACACCCTCTATCTCGCCCGGCTCGATCTCGGCTCGGGCGACCTCGGCGTCGTCCGGTCGGGCGGCGACTGGAACGTCGACGGCATCGCGCTCGACGCCGACACCGGGCGCCTCGTCTACTCGCGCAACGTCGACGGCTACACCGAACTCACGGCGGGCGAACTCGTCGGACCGACCGAGATCGAGGAGGTTCCGGCGCCGGACCTGCCCGGTGGCACCGCCGGCGGCGTCGACTTCGGGCCGGCGGGCGACCGATACGCCGTCACGGCCAGCGGGCGAGGAACCAACACGAACGCCTACGTCGTCGACTTCGAGACGGGCGACGCCGAGCGCTGGACCGACGCGCCGACTGCGGGGATCCCCCGCGAGACGTTCCGTGAGCCCGAACTGGTGCGCTTCGAGAGCTTCGACCGACTCGACATCCCCGCGTATCTCACGCTGCCGGAGGATGCCGAAAGCGGGGTTGACGCCACCGGCGAATCGGCCGACGGCGTCCCCGTCATCGTCGACATCCACGGCGGTCCCGAGAGCCAGCGCCGGCCCTCGTTTAGCTCGGTCAAGCAGTACTTCCTCGATCGGGGGTACGCGATCTTCGAGCCCAACGTCCGCGGCTCCTCGGGCTACGGCCGGGAGTACACCCACCTCGACGACGTTCGAAATCGGATGGACTCGGTGAGAGACGTGCGGGCCGGCGTGGAGTGGCTCCACGATCATCCGGCGGTCGATCCCGACCGAATCGCCGTCATGGGCGGGTCCTACGGCGGGTTCATGGTCTTGGCGTGCATGACCGAGTACCCCGACCTCTGGGCGGCCGGCGTCGATGTTGTCGGCATCGCCAACTTCGTCACCTTCCTCGAAAACACCGGCGAGTGGCGCCGCGAGCTGCGGGAAGCCGAGTACGGATCGCTCGACGACGACCGGGAGTTCTTGGAGTCGATCAGTCCGATCAACACCGTCGAGCAGATCGCAGCGCCGTTGTTCGTTCTCCACGGCGCGAACGATCCCAGAGTGCCAGTCGGCGAGGCCGAGCAGATCGTCGAGGAGGCCAAATCGCAGGGCGTCCCGACGCGCAAGCTCATTTTCGACGACGAGGGCCACGGGTTCACGAAGTTGGAGAACAAGATCGAGGCGTACTCGGCGATCGCGGCGTTCTTCGACGAGCACGTCTGA
- the folP gene encoding dihydropteroate synthase has protein sequence MKFHDAANFLYDLRRFGPRPGIESTADLLSHLDDPHEGLACVQIAGSNGKGSTAKMVESILRETGLTVGLFTSPHLEDLRERIRVDGRKIQRAAVAEFADDIEDYVREKGADGASPTFFEATTAMALWQFARRDVDVAVLEVGIGGKLDATSVVDPVASAVTTVTLEHTDVLGDTIPEIARDKAHVAPADAPLVTGAEGDAVAAIREVADDVVTVGPDGDVVPTYGGRTNHAEAAVSIEGPDWAVDARVPTVGAHQADNAGIAATLARQIGERLGDGPVADAAIERGLRQAHWPGRFEVLEREPLVVLDGAHNPGACEKLADALGEFEYDDLHVVFGAMHDKDHAEMAAALPTPDRVVTCEPDLDRAEDPAVLADVFEHAGAETVKTGGAVEDAVAETLDAAGENDCVLVTGSLFAVAEARTRWSRLQIPKRVRTREGARDMLDGASVREGEIERVAGEGVHRVLKTRVRTAQARQLKEELLRVGGECAVSELSEQDTVVDAVLLGTLDQFEALTDVLDDRSDGLETLAEEVRTALDLDDESAGRGYPWEDGTAVMGILNVTPDSFHDGGEYDAVEDAVARAEQIVAEGADIIDVGGESTRPGAEPVPVDAEIERVVPVVERIADLDAMVSVDTRRAEVARAALEAGADILNDVSGLEDPEMRFVAAEYDAPIVVMHSVNAPVDPDTDVEYDDVVEDVIDQLRERVLLAEKAGLDREQIIVDPGLGFAKSPAEAFELLDRADEFDAFGCPVLIGHSHKSMFALSGQSAGERGPPTVAASALAADRGADILRVHDVRENVAAVNVAAAASRDADE, from the coding sequence ATGAAGTTCCACGACGCGGCGAACTTCCTCTACGATCTGCGGCGGTTCGGCCCGCGTCCGGGCATCGAGTCGACCGCCGATCTCCTCTCGCATCTCGACGACCCCCACGAGGGACTGGCCTGCGTGCAGATCGCGGGCTCGAACGGGAAGGGCTCGACCGCCAAGATGGTCGAGTCGATCCTGCGCGAGACCGGACTGACGGTCGGCCTCTTTACCTCGCCGCATCTGGAGGACCTGCGCGAGCGGATCCGCGTCGACGGGCGGAAGATCCAGCGGGCCGCCGTCGCGGAGTTCGCCGACGACATCGAGGACTACGTCCGCGAGAAGGGCGCCGACGGCGCCTCGCCGACTTTCTTCGAGGCGACGACCGCGATGGCGCTGTGGCAGTTCGCGCGCCGAGACGTGGACGTGGCCGTGCTCGAAGTGGGCATCGGCGGCAAGCTGGACGCGACCAGCGTCGTCGATCCCGTCGCCAGCGCGGTGACGACCGTGACGCTCGAACACACCGACGTACTGGGCGATACGATTCCCGAGATCGCCCGCGACAAGGCTCACGTGGCGCCGGCCGACGCGCCGCTCGTCACCGGCGCCGAGGGCGACGCCGTCGCGGCGATCCGCGAGGTCGCCGACGATGTCGTCACGGTCGGTCCGGACGGCGACGTGGTGCCGACCTACGGCGGCCGGACGAACCACGCCGAGGCGGCCGTCTCGATCGAGGGGCCGGACTGGGCGGTCGATGCGCGCGTTCCGACGGTCGGCGCCCATCAGGCCGACAACGCCGGCATCGCCGCGACGCTGGCCAGACAGATCGGCGAGCGACTCGGCGACGGTCCGGTCGCCGACGCGGCGATCGAGCGGGGGCTCCGACAGGCCCACTGGCCCGGCCGGTTCGAGGTGCTCGAACGGGAGCCGCTGGTCGTGCTCGACGGCGCGCACAATCCCGGCGCCTGCGAGAAGCTCGCCGACGCCCTCGGCGAGTTCGAGTACGACGACCTCCACGTCGTCTTCGGCGCGATGCACGACAAGGACCACGCCGAGATGGCCGCCGCGCTGCCGACGCCCGATCGCGTTGTGACCTGTGAGCCAGACCTCGATCGCGCGGAAGACCCCGCGGTGCTGGCGGACGTGTTCGAGCACGCCGGCGCGGAGACAGTCAAGACGGGCGGTGCGGTCGAGGACGCCGTCGCCGAGACGCTCGATGCGGCCGGCGAGAACGACTGCGTGCTGGTGACGGGGTCGCTCTTTGCCGTCGCCGAGGCCAGAACGCGCTGGTCGCGCCTGCAGATTCCAAAGCGCGTGCGGACGCGTGAGGGCGCCCGGGACATGCTCGACGGCGCCAGCGTTCGGGAGGGCGAGATCGAGCGCGTCGCCGGCGAGGGCGTCCACCGAGTGCTGAAGACGCGCGTCCGGACGGCACAGGCCCGCCAGCTCAAAGAAGAGCTGCTCAGGGTCGGCGGCGAGTGCGCGGTCTCGGAACTAAGCGAACAGGACACCGTCGTCGACGCCGTGTTGCTGGGGACGCTCGACCAGTTCGAGGCTCTCACAGATGTGCTCGACGACCGCTCGGACGGGCTCGAAACGCTCGCCGAGGAGGTCCGAACGGCGCTCGATCTCGACGACGAGTCGGCAGGTCGGGGCTACCCGTGGGAGGACGGCACCGCGGTGATGGGCATCCTGAACGTCACGCCCGATAGCTTCCACGACGGCGGCGAGTACGACGCCGTCGAGGACGCCGTCGCGCGGGCCGAGCAGATCGTCGCCGAAGGCGCCGACATCATCGACGTGGGCGGCGAGAGCACCCGGCCGGGCGCCGAGCCGGTGCCCGTCGACGCCGAGATCGAACGGGTCGTCCCGGTCGTCGAGCGCATCGCCGATCTGGACGCCATGGTGTCGGTCGACACCCGTCGGGCAGAAGTGGCTCGCGCGGCGCTGGAAGCCGGCGCGGATATCCTCAACGACGTATCGGGGCTCGAAGACCCCGAGATGCGATTCGTCGCCGCCGAGTACGACGCCCCGATCGTGGTGATGCACAGCGTGAACGCGCCCGTCGATCCCGACACGGATGTCGAGTACGACGACGTCGTCGAGGACGTGATCGATCAGTTGCGAGAGCGCGTCCTGCTGGCCGAGAAGGCCGGCCTCGACCGCGAGCAGATCATCGTCGATCCGGGGCTTGGCTTTGCGAAATCGCCCGCCGAAGCGTTCGAGTTGCTGGATCGGGCCGACGAGTTCGACGCTTTCGGCTGTCCGGTGTTGATCGGCCACTCGCACAAGTCGATGTTCGCGCTGAGCGGGCAGTCGGCCGGCGAGCGCGGCCCGCCGACGGTCGCGGCCTCGGCGCTGGCAGCGGATCGGGGTGCCGACATCCTGCGCGTCCACGACGTGAGAGAAAACGTCGCCGCGGTCAACGTCGCCGCGGCGGCGTCGCGCGACGCCGACGAGTAG
- a CDS encoding APC family permease, producing the protein MGEQADGKLGFWGAVSISVGGMIGGGVFAVLGVVATIAGAASWLAFTLASLVSMCAAYSYVKLNAIGERRGGSVSQLEEYVDNDDVAGIVGWTLLFGYVGAMAMYAYAFGSFAVALTPPFVLDAVPLGEQLVRPAYSVAAVGLFVALNLVGAQATGTTEVALVGIKVAVLLAFGALGVWYGATNAALTFGTSTIAEVSPVIMATAVSFVSFQGWQLIIYDQESIKNPEENVPKAIYYSIVATIVIDGLIAIIVTSLASREVIQAHPERALANAVNPILPGEIGFVIVAIAAIFSTGSAINGTLFSSAHFAKGMISDGLLPDETGRAGADGAPSRTILIFGALAAAFTAYGSLNGITSFGSLAFLAVFGAMSYLAFQQRDHESITPVIPAAGIGGTAVFFVLLLWHLWSAERGTFFVVVAVAAVVVAIELLYFERDSIVDGIDTIEDEVADGLD; encoded by the coding sequence ATGGGCGAGCAAGCCGACGGCAAGCTCGGGTTCTGGGGCGCTGTATCGATCTCGGTCGGAGGGATGATCGGCGGCGGCGTCTTCGCGGTGCTTGGCGTCGTTGCGACGATCGCCGGGGCCGCCTCGTGGCTCGCGTTCACGCTTGCGAGTCTGGTGTCGATGTGCGCGGCCTACTCTTACGTCAAGCTCAACGCAATCGGCGAGCGCCGGGGCGGCTCGGTCTCGCAACTCGAAGAGTACGTCGACAACGACGACGTGGCCGGGATCGTCGGCTGGACGCTCCTGTTCGGCTACGTCGGGGCGATGGCGATGTACGCCTACGCCTTCGGGAGCTTCGCGGTCGCCCTGACGCCGCCGTTCGTGCTCGACGCCGTGCCGCTAGGTGAACAACTCGTTCGGCCGGCGTACTCGGTGGCGGCCGTCGGGCTGTTCGTCGCGCTCAACCTCGTCGGCGCGCAGGCGACCGGGACGACCGAGGTCGCGCTCGTCGGCATCAAAGTCGCCGTCCTGCTGGCGTTCGGCGCGCTGGGCGTGTGGTACGGGGCGACCAACGCCGCGCTGACGTTCGGCACCTCAACCATCGCGGAGGTGTCGCCGGTGATCATGGCGACGGCAGTTTCTTTCGTCTCGTTCCAAGGCTGGCAGTTGATCATCTACGACCAAGAGAGCATTAAGAATCCGGAGGAAAACGTCCCGAAAGCGATCTACTACTCGATCGTCGCCACCATCGTCATCGACGGACTGATCGCCATCATCGTCACCAGTCTGGCCTCTCGAGAGGTGATTCAGGCCCATCCCGAACGGGCGCTGGCCAACGCCGTCAACCCTATCCTGCCGGGCGAAATCGGCTTCGTGATCGTCGCGATCGCAGCCATCTTCTCGACCGGCAGCGCGATCAACGGGACGCTGTTTTCCTCGGCCCACTTCGCCAAGGGGATGATCAGCGACGGGCTCTTGCCCGACGAAACCGGTCGGGCCGGCGCCGACGGCGCGCCCTCCCGAACCATCCTGATCTTCGGCGCGCTCGCGGCCGCGTTCACCGCCTACGGCAGCCTCAACGGCATCACCTCGTTCGGCTCGCTGGCGTTTCTGGCGGTGTTCGGGGCGATGAGCTATCTGGCGTTCCAACAGCGGGACCACGAGTCGATCACGCCGGTGATTCCGGCGGCGGGGATCGGCGGCACCGCGGTGTTTTTCGTCCTGCTGTTGTGGCATCTCTGGTCGGCCGAACGGGGCACGTTCTTCGTCGTCGTCGCGGTCGCGGCGGTGGTCGTAGCCATCGAGCTGCTGTACTTCGAGCGCGACAGCATCGTCGACGGCATCGACACGATCGAGGACGAGGTCGCCGACGGCCTCGACTGA
- a CDS encoding MATE family efflux transporter — protein sequence MAETDRKRVDMTTGAIPPKLGQMAWPLVLGNLLQTVYNVADMFWVGRVGRDAVAAVSLMFPLSWMFVSTAMGITAATIALVSQHVGGGNDRQADRVVAQTILLTLAVSLTLAAVGLAFRGPLLTLLGARGDVFVEALAYIEVIFLTLPFTFLFFAFRASLQGAGDTKTAMWLVLLSAGLNVVIDPFFVLGWGPFPAWGTFGAAVATFISRGAATVAGIYVLLRGGFGVRLRPGDLRPDVGILRKLVDIGYPATLDGWARSFASVVMAGFVARFGTTPTAAYGIGIRLMSITWSVAGAVGQATATGVGQNLGAKTPDRAARVTWVATAATMALLGAAAALVFAFPAQAIGVFIDDPAVIAEGVVFLRVIAPFWAFFGGVMVIQGGFRGAGDTKIAMALSILSRWAFRVPVALVLAFSWAVPIPGTGLALVSFGIGVEGIWWAFSVGAVLSFVIAVAWFRRGTWREGVVEERERPGRKPAGGDAETADATSDSGRRPASPREDDTEFVDD from the coding sequence GTGGCAGAGACCGACCGCAAACGCGTCGACATGACGACGGGGGCGATCCCGCCCAAGCTCGGCCAGATGGCGTGGCCGCTGGTGCTGGGGAATCTGCTCCAGACGGTCTACAACGTCGCGGACATGTTCTGGGTGGGGCGCGTGGGCCGCGACGCCGTCGCGGCGGTGTCGCTGATGTTCCCGCTGTCGTGGATGTTCGTCTCGACGGCGATGGGGATCACCGCCGCGACGATCGCGCTGGTCTCACAGCACGTCGGCGGGGGCAACGACCGGCAGGCCGACCGCGTCGTCGCCCAGACAATCTTGCTGACGCTTGCTGTGTCGCTCACGCTCGCGGCCGTCGGCCTCGCATTCCGGGGCCCGCTGCTCACGCTGCTTGGTGCGCGCGGCGACGTGTTCGTCGAAGCGCTGGCGTACATCGAGGTGATCTTCCTCACGTTGCCGTTTACGTTCCTCTTTTTCGCGTTTCGGGCGTCGCTGCAGGGGGCCGGCGACACCAAGACCGCGATGTGGCTCGTCCTGCTGTCGGCGGGGCTGAACGTCGTGATCGATCCGTTCTTCGTGCTCGGGTGGGGGCCGTTCCCGGCGTGGGGCACCTTCGGCGCCGCCGTCGCAACGTTCATCTCGCGGGGCGCGGCGACGGTCGCGGGCATCTACGTGCTGTTGCGGGGCGGCTTCGGCGTCCGACTCCGGCCGGGCGATCTGCGGCCCGATGTCGGCATCCTCCGGAAACTGGTCGATATCGGCTATCCGGCGACGTTAGACGGCTGGGCGCGCAGTTTCGCGTCGGTCGTGATGGCCGGGTTCGTCGCCCGCTTTGGCACGACGCCGACCGCGGCCTACGGCATCGGCATCCGGCTGATGTCGATCACGTGGAGCGTGGCGGGCGCGGTCGGGCAGGCCACCGCGACCGGCGTCGGCCAGAACCTCGGCGCGAAGACGCCCGACCGGGCCGCAAGAGTCACGTGGGTCGCCACCGCGGCGACGATGGCGCTGCTCGGGGCCGCCGCCGCGCTCGTGTTCGCGTTCCCAGCACAGGCGATCGGCGTGTTCATCGACGATCCCGCGGTGATCGCCGAGGGCGTCGTGTTCCTCCGGGTCATCGCGCCGTTCTGGGCATTCTTCGGCGGTGTGATGGTAATTCAGGGCGGCTTCCGCGGCGCGGGCGACACCAAGATCGCCATGGCGCTGTCGATCCTCTCGCGGTGGGCCTTCCGAGTGCCCGTCGCGCTCGTGCTGGCGTTCTCGTGGGCGGTGCCGATCCCAGGAACCGGGCTCGCGCTGGTGAGCTTCGGCATCGGCGTCGAGGGGATCTGGTGGGCGTTCTCGGTCGGCGCCGTCCTCTCCTTCGTGATCGCGGTGGCGTGGTTCCGACGGGGAACGTGGCGCGAGGGCGTCGTCGAAGAGCGCGAGCGGCCGGGGAGGAAGCCGGCCGGCGGCGACGCCGAAACCGCCGACGCGACGAGCGACTCGGGCCGTCGCCCGGCATCGCCCCGTGAAGATGACACCGAGTTCGTCGACGACTGA
- a CDS encoding rhodanese-like domain-containing protein translates to MSSIRPKELDDRLDSSGDEPFVLDIRPASAFESGAIDRSRNVPVYNELRRGDESALRDRLGDVPTDRDIVVVCKMGVVAKRATSVLRDEGYDASTLLGGMSGWKGYQNGSLGYKLRSLLWSIR, encoded by the coding sequence ATGAGCAGCATTCGTCCGAAGGAACTCGACGACCGCCTCGATTCGTCGGGCGACGAGCCGTTTGTCCTCGATATTCGCCCGGCGTCGGCGTTCGAGTCCGGAGCGATCGACCGGAGCCGGAACGTCCCCGTGTACAACGAACTGCGCCGCGGCGACGAGTCGGCGCTGCGCGACCGGCTCGGGGACGTGCCGACCGACCGGGACATCGTCGTCGTGTGTAAGATGGGCGTCGTCGCCAAGCGAGCGACGAGCGTCCTCAGAGACGAGGGGTACGATGCGTCGACGCTGCTCGGCGGGATGAGCGGTTGGAAGGGGTATCAGAACGGCTCGCTGGGCTACAAGCTCCGATCGCTTCTCTGGAGTATCCGGTAG